In Pseudomonas sp. R76, one genomic interval encodes:
- a CDS encoding accessory factor UbiK family protein — protein sequence MLAPKDLLDALSGHASRLFSGDTPLPRNEIESQFKALLQSGFSKLDLVSREEFDSQMVVLARTRARLESLEAKVAELEARLTPPSAE from the coding sequence ATGCTCGCGCCCAAAGACCTCCTCGACGCCCTGAGCGGCCACGCCTCTCGCCTGTTCAGCGGCGACACCCCGCTGCCCCGCAACGAAATCGAAAGCCAGTTCAAGGCGCTGCTGCAAAGCGGCTTCAGCAAACTCGACCTGGTCAGCCGGGAAGAGTTTGATAGCCAGATGGTGGTGCTGGCCCGCACGCGTGCACGGTTGGAGAGTTTGGAGGCGAAAGTCGCCGAGCTGGAAGCGCGCCTGACGCCACCCTCTGCTGAATAA
- a CDS encoding BRO-N domain-containing protein, which yields MENDHLIPHVFTRHNLHLHALLLENQAWFSARDLGRLLRLYLDERALRKLDPDQRQYRKALHHGAVERTLLISESAIYALLVYHYCPEYRSLREWLTHDVVPALRDAQKNLRCERPALSLLDWPQMSLSLLHWNNQAWIRLQDVPHMLPEPEQPKHKKSPWWKRVSQLHLLI from the coding sequence ATGGAAAACGATCACCTCATTCCTCATGTCTTTACGCGACACAATCTGCATCTTCATGCGCTCTTGTTGGAGAACCAGGCTTGGTTCAGCGCGCGTGATTTGGGTCGGTTGCTGAGGCTTTATTTGGACGAGCGAGCGTTGCGTAAGCTTGATCCGGATCAACGTCAGTATCGAAAGGCGCTCCATCATGGTGCTGTCGAACGGACGCTGCTGATTAGCGAGTCAGCCATCTATGCGCTGCTGGTATACCACTACTGTCCAGAATATCGAAGCCTTCGTGAATGGTTGACCCATGACGTCGTTCCTGCGCTGCGCGATGCTCAAAAAAATCTACGTTGTGAACGCCCGGCACTCAGCTTGCTCGATTGGCCGCAGATGTCGCTAAGTCTCTTGCACTGGAACAATCAGGCGTGGATTAGGCTTCAAGATGTACCGCATATGCTTCCGGAGCCTGAGCAGCCCAAGCACAAAAAATCCCCCTGGTGGAAACGCGTATCGCAATTGCACCTACTGATTTAG